TCGAGCGGAGGATGACGATCGCGTTACCGCTGGCGCCGCCTGAGCGGGCGGTGATGTCGTAGGCGTCGATTCGCTCGCAGGCCACCTGGAGGGAGGCTTGTACGCACGGACCCGTGCGGCGTTCGATCCAGTATTCCGGCTCGGCCTTCAACTGCGGGAAGGCATTGGTTGGCCAAGTGGAGGCCCGGATATTGGCAGTTGTCCAGTTGGCGGCGCTGGATGCGTCCGGCGCCGGGGAGGTGTCGACATCGAAAAAGCCGGCGCCACTGTTCGGCGGGCCATTGAAGACTTCGGCCTCGCCGGCGCGCAGGGCCAGCTCGGCCGCCTGGAAGGCCTTGCCACGGTCGAGCATGTTGCCTGCCATGCGCTCTTCGAGCGAGGTGGTCTGCATGGCGGTGATGCCCAGCATGGTCATCACCAGCAGGAAGATCACGCCGACGATGAGCACTGCGCCGGTCTGGCGGCGGGGTGGCGGGCACGGAGTGTTGCGGGGGGCCATGATCGATACCTCAGAACGTGCGGCGCAGGGCGACGGTGGTGGTCGCCACCGTGTACAGGCGCTTGTCGGCGTAGGTCTTGCCGTTGAAGACGATGCCCTGGGAGTC
The nucleotide sequence above comes from Nitrogeniibacter mangrovi. Encoded proteins:
- a CDS encoding pilus assembly PilX family protein; amino-acid sequence: MLIVGVIFLLVMTMLGITAMQTTSLEERMAGNMLDRGKAFQAAELALRAGEAEVFNGPPNSGAGFFDVDTSPAPDASSAANWTTANIRASTWPTNAFPQLKAEPEYWIERRTGPCVQASLQVACERIDAYDITARSGGASGNAIVILRSTALY